In Piscinibacter sp. HJYY11, one genomic interval encodes:
- a CDS encoding DUF4124 domain-containing protein, with the protein MTAAALFAIGLSQPAAAQWKWKDKSGRVQYSDLPPPPNVSESEILQRPSGAAARKPPPFAANSAQAAAAAMAASAASAPEGGQPKGVETELEAKRRKAAEEDAAKRRAEEEKQKVARADNCQRAKANLRALDEGMRMARMNEKGEREILDDKGRAEEAKRTRDIIASECK; encoded by the coding sequence GTTTGCCATTGGTCTGAGCCAGCCGGCGGCAGCCCAATGGAAATGGAAAGACAAATCCGGTCGCGTGCAATACAGCGACCTGCCGCCGCCGCCGAACGTGAGCGAGTCCGAGATCCTTCAGCGCCCAAGCGGCGCCGCGGCTCGCAAGCCGCCGCCCTTCGCTGCCAACAGCGCCCAGGCAGCCGCTGCCGCCATGGCTGCTTCGGCCGCATCGGCGCCCGAGGGCGGGCAGCCCAAGGGGGTCGAGACCGAACTAGAAGCCAAGCGCCGCAAGGCGGCCGAGGAAGACGCGGCCAAGCGCCGTGCCGAGGAAGAAAAGCAGAAAGTCGCCCGGGCCGACAACTGCCAGCGCGCCAAGGCCAACCTGCGTGCGCTTGATGAAGGCATGCGCATGGCCCGCATGAACGAAAAGGGCGAGCGCGAGATCCTCGACGACAAGGGCCGCGCCGAAGAAGCGAAGCGCACCCGCGACATCATCGCGAGCGAGTGCAAGTAA